Below is a window of Planococcus rifietoensis DNA.
TCACTCCAGAGAAATTGGAGAAGATCACCGGTACTGCAGCCATCGGCCATGTCCGCTATGCAACAGCAGGCGGCAGCGGCATTGAAAATGTCCAGCCTTTGCTGTTCAATTCGACGACAGGAAGCCTGGCAATTTCGCATAACGGCAATTTGGTCAATGCAACGCAATTAAAAGGGCATTTGGAGCGCCAAGGCAGCATCTTCCAAACGACATCGGATACGGAAGTGCTCGCACACTTGATCAAGCGCAGCGGTTATGAAAGCTTTGAAGAAAAAGCGAAAAACGCCTTGTCGCTATTGAAAGGCGCGTTTGCATGCTTAGTCTTGACGGAAGAGGCCATGTTTGTGGCGCTCGATCCGAACGGCTTGCGTCCCTTATCCGTTGGGAAAATGGGGGATGCTTGGGTTGTCGCTTCTGAGACTTGCGCATTCGATATTGTCGGTGCAGAGTTTGTGCATTCTGTCGAACCGGGTGAATTCTTGATTATCAACGATGATGGCATGCGCAAGGAACGTTTTGCGTATCCGGAAGAACGCTCGATCTGTACGATGGAGTATGTCTATTTCTCCCGTCCGGACTCGGATATCGATGGCATCAATATCCATTCGGCGAGAAAACGTCTCGGCAAGCAATTGGCAAAAGAAGTCCACATCGAAGCGGACGTTGTCACGGGTGTGCCGGATTCCAGTATTTCCGCAGCGATCGGTTTTTCTGAGCAAAGCGGGATTCCTTACGAACTCGGGTTGATCAAAAACCGTTATGTTGGGCGGACGTTCATCCAGCCTTCACAGGAAATGCGCGAGCGCGGCGTCAAGATGAAGTTGTCTCCAGTGCGCCAAGTGGTCAACGGCAAACGCGTCGTCATGGTCGATGATTCGATTGTCCGCGGCACCACTTCCCGCCGCATCGTCGCTTTATTGAAAGAAGCGGGCGCAACGGAAGTCCACGTCGTCATCAGTTCGCCGCCGATCAAGAACCCTTGTTTTTACGGCATCGATATCAGCACATCCGGCGAATTGATCGCCGCGAACAATACAGTAGAAGAAATGCGTGAAATCATCGGTGCGGATTCGCTGACGTTTTTGTCGGTCGATGGCATGGTCCAAAACATCGGACGCACCGACCCAGGCTCGAAATGCGGCCATTGCTTGGCTTGTTTCACTGGCGAATATCCAACGAATATCTATCCGGATACCGTCTTGCCGCATGAAAAAGAAAAAGTGAAATAGGGGGAACCGAAGTGTCTAAAGCGTATGAAAAAGCAGGCGTCAATATCGAAGCGGGCTACGAAGCCGTCAAGCGGATGAAATCCCATGTCGAACGCACCGCGCGTACAGGAATGCTGGGTGCATTCGGCGGGTTCGGCGGCATGTTCGATTTGTCCGAGCTGAATTTGAAACAACCGGTTCTCGTTTCCGGAACAGACGGTGTCGGCACGAAGCTAAAACTGGCTTTCATGGCGGATAAGCACGATACGATCGGTGTCGATTGCGTCGCAATGTGCGTCAACGATATCGTTGCACAAGGTGCGGAACCTTTGTTTTTCCTCGATTATATTGCTTGCGGCAAAGCGGTTCCTGAAAAGATCGAACAAATCGTCAAAGGCGTTGCCGATGGCTGCGTAGATGCAGGCGCGGCATTGATCGGCGGAGAAACGGCTGAAATGCCGGGGCTTTATGATGAGAATGAATACGACATCGCCGGCTTTGCGGTCGGTGCTGCCGAGAAAGCAGATATCGTGACAGGCGAGCGCATCCAAGCGGGCGATGTCTTGGTCGGGCTTGCTTCAAGCGGCATCCACTCGAATGGCTATTCGCTCGTCCGCCATATTTTATTCGGCGACCAGGAAGGTTCGTTGGACGAGAAAGTAGCGGGCTTTGAAGAGCTCGGCACACTCGAATCCTTGCTGCTCGAGCCGACGAAAATTTATGCTAAGACTGTCCAATCGATCCGCAAACAGGCGGACGTCCACGGCATGGCGCATATCACGGGCGGCGGGTTTATCGAAAACTTGCCACGCATGATGCCTGATGGGCTAGGTGTTGAGATCGAGCTTGGCTCTTGGCCGGTACTTCCAGTATTCGACCTGTTGAAAGCAAAAGGCGAACTGGCAGACCGTGATCTGTATTCCGTGTTCAATATGGGCATCGGATTTGCAGTGGCCGTTTCTGAAGCGGATGCACAACAAGCGATCCAGGCAGCAGAAGCGAGTGGAGACAAAGCCTATGTGATCGGTAAAGTGACAGAGATCGAGGGTGTCCAGTTCCAAGGCAGTCAGGACGGGACTTTACATGAAAAATAGAACAAAAATGGCCGTTTTCGCTTCTGGAAACGGCTCTAATTTTCAAGCGCTTTACGAAGCAACTCAAGACGGGCGTCTCGATGCGGACATCGTTCTGGTCGTGGCGGATAAGCCGTCTGCGTTTGTGTTGGAACGGGCGAAGCAGGCAGGAGTGCCGGCGTTCTCGTTTACACCGCGTGAGTATGCGTCCAAACAAGCATATGAGTCGATGCTGGTGGAGAAATTAGAGGGAGCGGGTGTCGAGTGGCTCGTGCTGGCTGGGTTTATGAGGTTGATCGGCCCGGTTTTGCTCAGGACTTACGAAAACCGCATCGTCAATATCCACCCATCGGTACTGCCGGCGTTTCCCGGAAAAGATGCCATCGGCCAGACGCTAGAAGCAGGGGCAAAAGAGGCTGGAGTCACTGTGCATTTTGTCGATGAAGGCATGGACACGGGAGCGATCATCGCACAGCGCTCGTTTGCAGTAGATGGCTCAGACCGTGAGACAGTGGAACGCAAAATCCATGAAATCGAGCACCAATTATACCCTGAGAGTTTGCAGCAATTATTCAGCCGGCAGCAGTCGGTCTAGGAGGTCCATGAATGAAAAGAAGAGCATTGATGAGCGTATCGGACAAATCCGGCATTTTGGAATTTGCCCGTGAACTAGTGAAAATGGATGTAGAAATCTTATCGACAGGCGGCACGCGCAAGCATTTGGAAGACAATGGCGTTCCGACGACAGCAGTCGACGAAGTGACCGGGTTCCCTGAAATTTTAGGTGGACGGGTGAAAACTTTGCATCCGCTGATCCATGGCGGTTTGCTCGCGAAACACGACGATAGCGAACACCAGCAGCAAATGAGCGATAACGGCATCGCACCGATCGAGTTTGTCTGCGTCAATTTGTACCCATTCCGTGAAACGATTGCAAAGCCGGATGTGACAGTTGATGATGCAATTGAAAACATCGATATCGGCGGCCCAACGATGCTTCGTTCGGCAGCGAAAAACCATGCTTACGTGACGGTCATCGTCGATTCCGGCGATTACGAAGCGGTGCTTGCGGAACTGCGCGAACAGCAAACAACAAGCCCTGAGCTGCGCCGGAAACTCGCAGCGAAAGTATTCCGCCATACCGCGGCGTATGATGCCTATATTTCCAACTACTTAACGGAACTGACGGATGAACAGTATCCGGAGCAGTTAACTCTTACATATGAATTGTCCCAAGCGCTGCGCTACGGGGAAAACCCTCACCAGAAAGCAGCGTTCTATAAGAGCGCGCTCGGTTCGGATTTCTCAATCGCACATGCCACGCAACTGCACGGCAAAGAGCTTTCCTATAACAATATCCAAGACGCCAACGCTGCGCTGCAAATCATCAAGGAATTCACGATGCCGGCAAGCGTCGCAGTGAAGCATATGAACCCTTGCGGCGTCGGGATCGGTGCTACCCTTTCCGAGTCGTTCAAGAAAGCGTATGAAGCGGACTCGACATCGATCTTCGGGGGCATCGTCGCCTTGAACCGTGAAGTCGACCTTGAGACAGCACAGCAATTGTCGCAGATTTTCCTTGAAATCGTCATTGCGCCATCATTTACGGAAGATGCACTTGCAGAACTCGGCAAAAAGAAAAACATCCGTTTGTTGACGGTGCCGTTTGAAACGAAACGCCGCGACAAATGGAATACGGTGACAGTCGAAGGCGGATTGCTCGTCCAGGAGCCGGATACATTCGGCTACGGGGATGCAGATATCCGTGTCGTGACGGAAAGACAGCCGACAGAACAAGAACTCGAAGCCTTGAAACTTGGCTGGAGCGTTGTCAAACATGTGAAGTCCAATGCGATTGTCGTGTGCGACGAGTCGATGACGTTAGGTGTTGGGGCTGGGCAAATGAATCGCGTTGGTGCTGCCGCCATTGCACTTGAGCAGGCAGCTGACAAAGCACAAGGCGCAGCGATGGCATCGGACGCTTTCTTCCCGATGGCTGACACGGTGGAAGCGGCCGCGAAAGCTGGCATCAAAGCAATCATCCAGCCGGGCGGTTCGAAAAAAGACCAGGAGTCGATCGATGCGGCGAATGCGCACGGCATCGCGATGGTCTTCACGGGCGTCCGCCATTTCAAACATTAATCGGAGGTGCACGGCTATGAACGTATTGGTCATCGGCAAAGGCGGGCGTGAACACGCGCTTGCCCATCAATTCGCCATCTCCCCATCGGTCGCGAAAGTTTATGTGGCGCCTGGCAATGACGGCATGGAACAGGACGCAGAGCTTGTCAACATCAGCGAGACGGATTTTGAAGCTTTGGCAGCGTTCGCCAAGGACAATGAGATCGCCTTTACATTCGTCGGGCCAGAACAGCCGCTGTCAGAAGGCATCGTCGATTTCTTTGAAGCGCGCGGCTTGAAGATTTTTGGGCCGAACAAAGCGGCAGCGCGCATCGAAGGCAGCAAAGCGTTCGCTAAGGAATTAATGAAGAAATACGATATTCCGACCGCAGCTTATGAAAGTTTTTCAGATACTGAGGCAGCTATCAACTACATCAAGCTGCAAGGCGCGCCGATCGTCATCAAGGCGGATGGGCTCGCAGCCGGAAAAGGCGTCGTCGTTGCAATAAGCGAACAAGAAGCAATCGATGCCGTAAAGGACATGCTCGACGGCCAGAAATTCGGCGACTCGGGATCGACCGTCGTTATCGAGGAATTTTTGGATGGAGAAGAATTTTCCTTTATGTCCTTCGTCCAAGATGGCAAGATCTATCCGATGGTCATCTCACAAGACCATAAGCGCGCGTTTGATGGCGATAAGGGGCCGAATACGGGCGGCATGGGTGCTTACTCGCCGGTGCCGCAGATTTCGGAATCGGTTGTCGAAGAGACTTTCGCGAAAATTGTCCGCCCGACAATAGAGGCAATGAACAGCGAAGGCACACCGTTCAATGGCATTTTATACGCTGGCATCATTTTGACAGCTGGAGGCCCGAAAGTAATCGAATTCAATGCGCGCTTCGGTGATCCGGAAACGCAAGTGGTCTTGCCGCGCTTGAAAACCGACCTCGGCGCGTTTATTTCGACCATTCTGGACGGGGAAGAAATGGAGCTTGAATGGGATGCGCGCCCTGTGCTCGGTGTCGTCATTGCAGCGGACGGCTATCCGGGAACTGTGGAAAAAGGAGCCGTGTTACCGGAACTGGATGAATTACCGGATGTAACCGTCACCCACGCCGGCACGAAACGCTCCGAAGGCCGCTTCACTGCTAACGGTGGCCGGGTGTTGCTTGTCGCAGGCAGTGGGGAGACCTTGCAAGACGCCCAAACAAACGTCTATCAAGCACTCGGTAAAGTGGAGTGGGATGGTTTCTTTTACCGCACAGATATCGGTTGGCGTGCAATCTAAGTGAATAGTTGCTATAATAGAATGACACAATTTCGTCACGAAGCTGTGTCATTTTATTTATGCGGCAACGCGCCGCGGAGGATTTTCACAAGCCCACTTTTACCTCTATTACTAAACTCCAATTTCCACCCAGCATTACCCCGGAAGTAACAAAACCAGCAGGGCATTCAAACTCGGAAGGAGCAAAAATGATGAACTGGTATGAAAAACTGAATCAATATTTCCCAGTGGAGGAAATGAAATCGAAAGAACATATGGATACGTTGCTGAAGGAAAAAGGCAGTGTCTACTACAAAGATGAGGGCCCGTATCACGTCTTGATGTACGCGGAATTCCCAAGCTTCTCATTTGTCGACTATTTATTCGTATCGAAAGAATCGCGCGGTATGGGCATCGGCAAGAAAACATTGCAAATGCTTAAGGATAAGAACAAGCCGATCATTTTGGAAGTGGAACCGGTCGATTATGAAGACACGGATTCCGAAAAACGCTTGCGCTTTTATGCCCGCGAAGGCTTCGAGCATGCCTCGTCAATCGGCTATTGCCGCCGTTCACTCGCGACAGGTGAAGAAAACTCGATGGAGATTCTTTACTGGGCGCCGAACGGCGAAACCGAAGAAGAGATTTTCGAAGCGATGAAGAAAATGTATGAAGACATCCATACGTATAAAGACGAGCATTTCTACGGTGAGTCGTACGATCCAGTTTCTGATGTCTTGACGAGAAAAGAGCAAGACCAGCAGGATATCCTGAAGCCTTTCAGCGATCCGGTCAATAAATAAACAAAAATCCACGTCTTAAAGACGTGGATTTTTTATGTCTAGCACGGCATAAGAGAGGAGCATTTTCACGTCATTCTCTGTAAAAAAATGCATAATTATGCTAGTATACGATGTATGGATATTGAAGAGAGAGCAGGTGCCTTCGGATGGTAAACCCTTTATGGAGAAATACAGAAATACGGAAACAATTGAAGATTGTGTCGAAAGAATTGTCCCCGGATCTTGTGCTGACGAATGCCACATATCTGCACGGGATATTTAAAAAATGGATGACCGGAAATATATGGATCAATGGAGACCGCATCATTTATGCAGGGCAAGACATGCCGAAAATCGATGATTCGACAGAAGTTGTGGATGTCAGCGACAAGTGGATCGTGCCTGGCTATATCGAGCCGCATGTCCATCCGTATCAACTTTACAACCCGCAGCAATTCGCTGATTATGCTGCACAAGGCGGAACGACCGGGTTCATCTCAGACAACTTGCCATTATTTTTATCATTAGAAAACGAGAAAGCGTTTACATTGCTTGACCGCATGGCGGAGCTGCCATTTACGTTTTATTGGTGGACGCGATTCGATTCGCAGACCGAACTTGTCGGGGAAGATCAAAAATTCACCTCGAAAGCGGTCGGCGAGTGGCTGGAGCGCCCGGACGTCATCCTTGGCGGTGAATTGACGGGTTGGCCGAAGCTATTGGCTGGCGACGACCAGATGCTTTATTGGATTCAAAAAGCGAAAATCAGCTTGAAAAAAATTGAAGGGCATTTCCCGGGAGCTTCCGAGAAGACTTTGGCGCGCATGAAGCTGCTGGGCGCTGACGGGGACCATGAAGCGATGACTGTCGATGAAGTGGAAATGCGCCTATTGCACGGCTACGGCGTGACATTGCGCCATTCATCGATACGCCCGGATTTACCGCAACTATTGTCAGGGATTGTCGAGCGGGAATTAAATGTGTTCGATAAATTGATGATGACGACAGACGGCTCGACACCGGTGTTCCATAAAGACGGCGTGATGGATTTGTGCATCCAAATCGCGCTTGACGCCGGGGTTCCAGCGATCGATGCCTATATGATGGCTTCTTATAACGTGGCACGCTATTACAACTTGACGAGCTTGCACGGTTTGATCGCGACCGGGCGCTATGCGAACTTGAACATCCTCGATTCGATCGATAACCCTGTGCCGAGCGGCGTGATTTCCAAAGGGGGCTGGCTCAAGCGCGACGGCCAAAAAGTGCGTTCGCTCGACGATGTGGATTGGTCGGTGCTGCCGGAATTGAATCTCGATTTCGAATTGACCGATGATGATTTCCAGTTTTCAATGCCATTTGGCGTAGACATGGTCAATGACGTCATCACCAAACCGTATTCCGTAAGTGTCGACACGAACGTCGAACGCTTGTCGAAAGAACATGGCGAAAGCTTCCTGATGCTGATCGACCGCAACGGCAAATGGCGGGTCAATACATTGATCAAAGGATTCGCGACAGAAGTCGACGGATTTGCTTCATCTTACACAAACACAGGAGATATCGTGTTGATCGGCAAAAGCCGTCAGGATATGTGGCAAGCGTTTGAACGAGTGAAGCGCCTCAAGGGCGGCATCGTCTTGATTGAAGATGGCGAGATAGTTTGCGAATTGCCGCTTCCTATCGGGGGCATCATGTCTGATTTGCCGATGGAGCCGTTGATGGAGCAGGAAACTGCGTTGAAGAGCGCATTGAAAGAGCGCGGCTATGAACATGGCGACGCTGTCTATACTTTATTGTTCTTGATGGCGACACATTTGCCGTATGTCCGCATTACCCAAAAAGGGATTTATGACGTCATGAACAAAACGATTCTATTTCCGGCATTCATGAGGGGCCAGGGATGAAAAAATGGCTGATCTTGCTTGCTTTGCTGATCGTTGCAGCTGTCTTGGTTGTTTGGCTGGTCGGAAGAGAACAAGCGGGAGAGCCGGAAATGCCCGCAACACCACAAGCGCCGGAGAAGCCTGAGGTGCCGGGGGAAGTGCTCACCACAGCCCCGTTCACGGGCATGCAGGGAAACGGACCGTATGACAGCCGGGCGGTGATGGCGGTCATCAATAATCATCCGGCCGCGCGTCCGCAAACGGGCCTGGTGGAAGCTGATATGGTATTCGAGTTAATTGCGGAATACAATATCACGCGGTTTTTGGCCTTGTATCAAAGCCAGTTTCCGGTGAACATCGGGCCCGTGCGCAGTGCGCGCGATTATTTTGTCGAACTGGCCGATGCATATGATGCGTTTTTTGTTGCCCATGGCTATAGCCCGGAAGCGAAACAATTGCTTGATTCGGGAGTGGTCGACCATATCAACGGCATGCAGTATGACGGGACTTTGTTCAAGCGTTCATTGGACCGTGTGGCGCCGCACAATTCCTATATCACTTATGAAAACGTCGAACTTGCGATGGAGATGACAGACGCTTCATCCAATTACAGCATGAAAGCACCTTATGCTTTCTCTGCACCGGGCAGTAATGATAAACTAGGGGAACAAGCTGCTTCTATAGAAGTAACTTATGGCGGAGATCCGCTTTTTGCGAGCAACTATGCTTACGATGCGGAGTCGCAGCTTTACGCCCGGTCATCGGGAGGAACCGCGACTGCAGATAAGGAAACTTCACAGCCGATTGAAATCGCCAATGTGCTGGTCATTGAAACAGCGCATGACACGATCGATGCCAAAGGCCGCCAGGAAATCGACTTGACTTCCGGTGGGCAGGCGTTATTGTTCCGTGAAGGAATAGTGCAGGAAATCACGTGGCGCGCAGAAAATGGCATGCTTGTGCCAGTCGACGAAAATGGGACAGCCGAATTGACGCAAGGAAAAACCTGGGTCCACATAATTCCAGACTCACCGGGAATTGGCCAGGCGGTTCAGTATAGCCCGTAGAAGCGGGATCAATCGAAGAGCAATGAAAGGACGTTGAATGTGCATGCAAGTTGATAAGATTAGAGGACCGCAGACCGATCAATTGATCGAAGCGGTGCTGGCATTGGAAAACAAAGAACAAGCCTATCGATTTTTTGATGATTTGTGCACGATCAGTGAAATCCAATCGTTATCGCAGCGCTTTGAAGTGGCGCATATGCTGCGCTTGAAAAAGACTTACGAAAAAATCAAGAACGAAACGGGAGCAAGCACAGCGACCATTTCCCGCGTGCGCCGCTGCTTGAATTACGGCAATGACGCATACGAGGAAATGCTTGATGTGCTGTATCCGGACGAAAAACAAATCGAACTTCCAAAAGATTGACCAGCGAACGGTGCTGGTCTTTTTTTATGCGCCAAATCCTTCATTTGTGGATGGATGGGAACGGAGTGTTGGCTGATCTTTTGTTATAATGGAAAGATGAAAACCAAAGTACAGTTAGGAGAATACCTGTGGACTTTCAAACATGGCGGCATGTCTTTAAATTAGACCCTGCAAAACAGATTTCAGATGGACATTTGGAACGAATTTGCGAATCCGGGACTGATGCCATCTTGATTGGCGGAAGTGATGATGTCACACTCGACAATGTCTTAGAATTGATGACCCGCGTGCGCCGCTATTCGGTGCCGGTGGCGCTTGAAGTGTCGACGGTCGAATCGGTGACGCCGGGCTTCGATTATTACTTCATCCCGACAGTGCTCAATAGCAGCGACCCGAAATGGATCAAAGGGCTTCACCACGAGGCGATCCGCGAATACGGAGAGATCATGGATTGGACAGAGATCGTGCCGGAAGGCTATTGCATTTTGAATCCGGAATGCAAAGCGGCAAGCTTGACCGGAGCAGATGCATCCTTGACCGAAGAGGATGTGCTCGGATATGCGCGCATGGCGGAGCATTTTTTCCGGCTCCCCATCTTTTATCTGGAATACAGCGGCATGTACGGTGATCCGGAACTTGTCCGAAAAACCGCATCAGTGCTGTCTGATACACGGCTGTTTTACGGCGGCGGCATCGATTCGGCGGAGCGCGCCAAGGAAATGGCTAAGCTGAGCGATACGGTCGTTGTTGGCAATATCTTATACGAAGATCTAAACAAAGCGCTTGCGACCGTCAAGGCAGTTGCGGAAACGGCTGAGCAATCGTTATAATAATAGGAACAAATGTTCGAGGTGGTGCACAATGGAATTAATCACAAAAAACCTGCTGCGGGGGATGAACCCCGAGCAGGAAGAAGCAGTCAAAACAACAGAAGGCCCGCTATTGATAATGGCCGGTGCGGGATCCGGGAAAACACGCGTGCTGACACATCGCATCGCGTACTTGGTGCTGGAAAAACAAGTCTACCCGTCCAATATCCTAGCAATTACGTTCACCAATAAAGCGGCGCGCGAAATGCGCAACCGAATCGATGGGCTGCTCGGCCACGGAACAGGCGACCGCATGTGGGTATCGACATTCCACTCGATGTGCGTGCGCATCCTGCGCCGCAATATCGACCGGCTCGGCTTTTCGAAAAGCTTCTCGATCTTGGATACGACTGACCAATTGACGGTCATCAAAAATGTCTTGAAGCAGCAAAATTTAGACCCCAAAAAATACGAACCGCGGACGATGCTGAATGCCATTTCATCGTCGAAAAACGAATGTATCGATGCGGAAACCTTTGCGGCAAACGCCAATCAATTCAACCCGTATGAAAAAACGGTCGCGGAAGTGTTCACAGGCTACCAGAAGCGTCTCCAGAAAAACCAGTCGCTCGATTTCGACGATTTGATCATGATGACATTGAGGCTCTTTGAAACGGTACCGGATGTGCTGGAATATTATCAGGATAAATTCCACTATATCCATGTCGATGAATACCAAGATACGAACAACGCCCAGTACCAACTGGTGCAATTAATGGCGAAGAAATTCAAGAATATTTGTGTTGTCGGCGATTCCGATCAGTCGATTTACCGTTGGCGCGGTGCGGATATCACCAATATTCTGTCATTCGAAAAGGATTATCCGGACGCCAAAGTAATCATGCTCGAACAGAATTACCGTTCGACCAAACGCATTTTGCAGGCAGCAAATGACGTCATCCAGAAAAACACGAGCCGCTACCCGAAAGAATTGCGCACCGACAACGACGAAGGACCGGCGATCACGCTCCATAAAGCGGGTGATGAGCGCCAGGAAGCCCAGTACATCGTCCAGACCATCCAAAACCTCATGCAGGAAGAAGGATACAAAACCTCTGACTTCGCCATTCTTTACCGGACCAATGCCCAATCGCGTATTTTAGAGGAAATGTTCGTCAAATCGAATATGAGCTATACAATCGTCGGCGGCACGAAGTTCTATGACCGCAAGGAAATCAAGGACTTGCTCGCGTATTTGCGCTTGATTGCCAATAACGAAGATGACCTGTCGCTCGCGCGCATCATCAATGAACCGAAGCGAGGGATCGGTGCGACGTCATTCGAGAAAATGGCGCGCTTTGCCATCGAGCAGGACCGCACCATCATGGATTCCTTGCAGGAAGCGGATTTCATGGGCTTGACGGCGAAAACCGCACAGACCGCGCTTGAATTCCGTGCGATGATCGCCGGATTCACCGAAATGCAGGAATTTCTGTCGGTGACGGAATTGGTGGAAGAAGTGCTGAAGAAATCCGGTTACCGCCAGATGCTTCAAAACGACAAGACGATCGAAGGCGAAAGCCGCCTGGAGAACTTGGATGAATTTCTGACCGTGACGCAAGCGTTCGAAAAACAAAGCGATGACAAGTCATTGGTAGCGTTCCTGACCGATTTGGCTTTGATTGCGGACATCGATTCACTGGACGAGGAAGAAGAACAAGGCGACGGCCCGATCATCCTCATGACGATGCACGCTGCGAAAGGTTTGGAATTCCCGGTCGTGTTTATCGCTGGTTTGGAGGAAAATGTCTTCCCGCACTCGCGTTCGAACAACGACGAG
It encodes the following:
- a CDS encoding DUF3048 domain-containing protein — encoded protein: MKKWLILLALLIVAAVLVVWLVGREQAGEPEMPATPQAPEKPEVPGEVLTTAPFTGMQGNGPYDSRAVMAVINNHPAARPQTGLVEADMVFELIAEYNITRFLALYQSQFPVNIGPVRSARDYFVELADAYDAFFVAHGYSPEAKQLLDSGVVDHINGMQYDGTLFKRSLDRVAPHNSYITYENVELAMEMTDASSNYSMKAPYAFSAPGSNDKLGEQAASIEVTYGGDPLFASNYAYDAESQLYARSSGGTATADKETSQPIEIANVLVIETAHDTIDAKGRQEIDLTSGGQALLFREGIVQEITWRAENGMLVPVDENGTAELTQGKTWVHIIPDSPGIGQAVQYSP
- a CDS encoding YerC/YecD family TrpR-related protein, yielding MQVDKIRGPQTDQLIEAVLALENKEQAYRFFDDLCTISEIQSLSQRFEVAHMLRLKKTYEKIKNETGASTATISRVRRCLNYGNDAYEEMLDVLYPDEKQIELPKD
- a CDS encoding heptaprenylglyceryl phosphate synthase; protein product: MDFQTWRHVFKLDPAKQISDGHLERICESGTDAILIGGSDDVTLDNVLELMTRVRRYSVPVALEVSTVESVTPGFDYYFIPTVLNSSDPKWIKGLHHEAIREYGEIMDWTEIVPEGYCILNPECKAASLTGADASLTEEDVLGYARMAEHFFRLPIFYLEYSGMYGDPELVRKTASVLSDTRLFYGGGIDSAERAKEMAKLSDTVVVGNILYEDLNKALATVKAVAETAEQSL
- the pcrA gene encoding DNA helicase PcrA, whose protein sequence is MELITKNLLRGMNPEQEEAVKTTEGPLLIMAGAGSGKTRVLTHRIAYLVLEKQVYPSNILAITFTNKAAREMRNRIDGLLGHGTGDRMWVSTFHSMCVRILRRNIDRLGFSKSFSILDTTDQLTVIKNVLKQQNLDPKKYEPRTMLNAISSSKNECIDAETFAANANQFNPYEKTVAEVFTGYQKRLQKNQSLDFDDLIMMTLRLFETVPDVLEYYQDKFHYIHVDEYQDTNNAQYQLVQLMAKKFKNICVVGDSDQSIYRWRGADITNILSFEKDYPDAKVIMLEQNYRSTKRILQAANDVIQKNTSRYPKELRTDNDEGPAITLHKAGDERQEAQYIVQTIQNLMQEEGYKTSDFAILYRTNAQSRILEEMFVKSNMSYTIVGGTKFYDRKEIKDLLAYLRLIANNEDDLSLARIINEPKRGIGATSFEKMARFAIEQDRTIMDSLQEADFMGLTAKTAQTALEFRAMIAGFTEMQEFLSVTELVEEVLKKSGYRQMLQNDKTIEGESRLENLDEFLTVTQAFEKQSDDKSLVAFLTDLALIADIDSLDEEEEQGDGPIILMTMHAAKGLEFPVVFIAGLEENVFPHSRSNNDEEELEEERRLAYVGITRAEKRLYLTHASSRTIFGKSNFNLPSRFISEISEDLIEQTFANHRAGAATSYKQAPKRKAVIKPSYQASGGDRLGWKTGDRAKHKKWGTGTVVNVKGDGEQTELDIAFPSPTGIKRLLAKFAPIEKE